The following coding sequences are from one Synergistales bacterium window:
- a CDS encoding ABC transporter permease, with protein MHSYWFRRITGAALVLVAVLALNFILFRLMPGDPVSTVMDPSFSAEAKAELRSSYGLDEPLPEQFLLYVRRMLRFDFGISFLSRKPVWEELATRIPNTLMLIAPALVLAAVLGIWLGVMAAFRRGGIVERLVLWAGAVSFSFPSFFVQLVLLLVFAHFWQLFPLRGSTSVPPPPPGSWAALLDTLHHMALPVLSLVLVGFGSWALYVRNLMVRVLGEDFLLLARAKGLSEGRILWRHAFRTAIPPIVTLVFLALPQLISGAVITETVFSLHGVGRFLLEAIMGHDYPAAAAAFYLLALVTILANLGADLLYGYTDPRIRQEKGGGR; from the coding sequence ATGCACTCCTACTGGTTCAGACGGATCACCGGGGCCGCCCTGGTGCTGGTTGCGGTGCTGGCGCTCAACTTCATCCTCTTCCGCCTCATGCCGGGCGATCCGGTGAGCACCGTGATGGACCCCAGCTTCTCCGCCGAGGCCAAGGCGGAACTCCGGAGCTCCTACGGCCTGGACGAACCGCTGCCGGAGCAGTTTCTGCTCTACGTCCGGCGGATGCTGCGCTTCGATTTCGGCATCTCCTTTCTCTCCCGAAAGCCCGTGTGGGAGGAGCTGGCGACACGGATCCCCAACACGCTGATGCTGATCGCACCGGCATTGGTGCTGGCGGCGGTGCTGGGCATCTGGCTGGGTGTCATGGCGGCCTTCCGGCGCGGCGGGATCGTCGAACGGCTCGTCCTGTGGGCCGGTGCGGTCTCCTTCTCCTTCCCCTCCTTCTTCGTACAGCTGGTTCTGCTTCTGGTCTTCGCCCACTTCTGGCAGCTCTTCCCCCTGCGCGGCAGCACCTCGGTGCCGCCGCCCCCGCCGGGGAGCTGGGCGGCTCTGCTCGATACGCTGCACCATATGGCGCTGCCGGTGCTCTCGCTGGTGCTGGTGGGCTTCGGCTCCTGGGCGCTCTATGTGCGCAATCTGATGGTCCGCGTGCTGGGCGAGGACTTTCTGCTGCTGGCCCGGGCCAAGGGGCTTTCCGAAGGCCGCATCCTCTGGCGCCACGCCTTCCGCACGGCCATCCCGCCCATTGTGACGCTGGTCTTTCTGGCGCTGCCCCAGCTGATCTCCGGGGCGGTCATCACGGAGACGGTCTTCTCCCTCCACGGGGTGGGACGCTTTCTGCTGGAGGCCATCATGGGCCACGACTACCCCGCCGCCGCCGCGGCCTTCTATCTCCTGGCGCTGGTGACCATCCTGGCCAACCTGGGGGCCGATCTGCTCTACGGCTACACCGATCCGCGGATCCGCCAGGAGAAGGGTGGTGGCCGCTGA